The following are encoded together in the Microcoleus sp. FACHB-68 genome:
- a CDS encoding class I SAM-dependent methyltransferase, with translation MDGKALTWEEAVQWLKSQPGKEELIKACYYDQPLIGAAKRFADSEEWQAVCELLSAWIPGKVLDLGAGNGIASYAFANAGCTVTALEPDPSNIVGAGAIKQLSQESNLPINVVESFGEKLPFEQSSFDIVHCRQVLHHAADLNQLCRELARVLRPGGVLIATREHVISKSEDLNVFLDSHPLHALYGGENAFLLKQ, from the coding sequence ATGGATGGTAAAGCTTTAACTTGGGAAGAGGCAGTTCAATGGTTGAAGTCTCAGCCTGGTAAAGAAGAATTGATCAAAGCTTGTTATTACGATCAGCCTTTGATAGGAGCCGCTAAGCGGTTTGCTGACAGTGAAGAATGGCAAGCTGTTTGTGAACTTTTGTCAGCTTGGATACCAGGGAAGGTTCTGGATCTGGGAGCCGGCAATGGAATTGCGAGTTATGCATTTGCGAATGCAGGGTGTACTGTGACAGCTCTAGAGCCTGATCCGAGTAATATTGTGGGAGCCGGCGCAATCAAGCAACTTTCTCAAGAATCCAATCTTCCCATTAATGTTGTGGAATCTTTTGGGGAAAAATTACCGTTTGAACAATCAAGTTTCGATATTGTACATTGCCGCCAGGTTTTACACCACGCAGCGGATCTGAATCAATTATGTCGGGAACTCGCAAGAGTCTTACGTCCGGGTGGCGTGCTAATTGCTACGCGGGAGCACGTAATTTCTAAGTCAGAAGATTTAAACGTTTTTCTGGATTCCCACCCGCTTCATGCTTTGTATGGCGGTGAAAACGCATTTTTGCTGAAACAGTAG
- a CDS encoding tyrosine-protein kinase family protein, translating into MDTDYHSQPISSKRNGQPAQSLPQLSTGRLEEIEEQPLDLAWLFGVVRRRIWVMAGVAISLSAISGGLLLLKHKQTIPNYQGGFRILAEPITAEGRLARVFLQAQSNNLGAADLSKIGSSVEDSSLVDYQTQIRVLKSPELLNPVIAQLKKRYPEISFNTLLANLSISRVSYERDGKEVGTKILDIRYQDENEKKIQFVLQTLADNYLNYSRQERLSSTKQGITFIDTQLPELKRRVDTLQERLQRLRRQSNLSLPEVTSRGLSDQAGALMSRRTDIQAQLAESRALYANLQRQFADQRSAQVLGVDLKTYEPLVRQLQDVESQIAVNSVLFQDDSPPMQSLREKRDNLRVLLRREADAALQMVAGQIQALEARQQSIADNENLLNQQITQFPAVLREYGDLQRELEVATDSLKLFLSKRETLQLDAGQLEVPWQIIAKPEVFVDEMGRPMPVETSQTRRQLAIAVILSLLLGIGVGFLTEVLNTVFHTPEEAKAGTKLPVLGVIPFAKRLQKVAPVKETADVSGRSSGGLKLVLGNPSSSQHDSASPVLEAFRSLYTNIRLLSPHTPIRSFAIGSATPGDGKSTVAVHLAQTAAAIGQRVLLVDADLRRPQLHQKLGLPNVRGLSDAIATDIGLNDVIQRSGSVWADELPWEDNLFVLTAGPLPPDPIKLLSSKKMLYLMEQFQAFFDLVIYDTPPLVGLADGNILAAHTDGMVMVVGLDKTDRAMVVKGLDGLKISGASVLGIVANGVKGYSASSDVSYHRL; encoded by the coding sequence ATGGATACAGACTATCATTCTCAGCCGATTTCATCTAAGCGTAATGGGCAACCGGCTCAGTCGCTGCCTCAGCTATCAACCGGCAGGCTTGAAGAGATCGAGGAACAGCCTTTAGATCTGGCTTGGCTATTTGGGGTGGTGCGCCGCAGAATATGGGTGATGGCAGGAGTAGCCATCTCATTGAGTGCCATTTCTGGAGGCTTGCTCTTGTTGAAGCACAAACAAACAATTCCTAACTACCAAGGCGGCTTCCGAATTCTGGCTGAGCCGATCACCGCAGAGGGCCGTTTGGCAAGAGTATTTTTACAGGCCCAAAGTAACAATTTGGGGGCAGCCGATCTCAGTAAGATAGGCTCCTCAGTCGAAGACTCAAGTTTGGTGGACTACCAAACTCAAATTCGGGTTTTAAAGAGTCCTGAACTGCTGAACCCCGTGATTGCCCAGTTAAAAAAACGTTATCCAGAAATTAGCTTTAACACATTATTAGCTAATCTATCGATTAGTCGCGTTAGTTATGAAAGAGATGGCAAAGAAGTCGGGACAAAAATTTTAGATATCCGCTACCAGGATGAAAATGAGAAAAAAATTCAGTTTGTCCTGCAAACACTGGCTGACAACTATTTAAATTACAGCCGCCAAGAGCGCCTTAGCAGCACCAAGCAGGGGATCACATTTATTGACACCCAACTGCCTGAACTAAAACGGCGCGTTGACACCCTTCAAGAACGTCTGCAACGATTGCGCCGGCAGTCTAACCTCAGCCTACCTGAAGTAACCAGCCGAGGTCTGTCTGATCAAGCAGGGGCGCTGATGTCGCGCAGAACAGACATCCAAGCCCAACTGGCTGAGTCTAGAGCGCTGTACGCGAACTTGCAAAGACAGTTTGCCGACCAGAGAAGCGCTCAAGTCTTGGGCGTAGACCTAAAAACCTACGAACCGTTAGTCAGACAGCTCCAAGATGTAGAAAGTCAAATTGCCGTTAATTCAGTCTTATTTCAGGACGATAGCCCGCCTATGCAGTCCTTGAGAGAAAAGCGAGACAATTTGCGGGTGCTATTGCGTCGAGAAGCTGATGCTGCTCTGCAAATGGTTGCAGGTCAAATCCAAGCGCTAGAAGCTCGTCAACAATCTATTGCCGACAATGAAAATTTATTAAACCAGCAAATTACGCAATTCCCGGCTGTTTTACGTGAGTACGGCGATTTACAGCGGGAGCTAGAAGTGGCTACCGATAGCTTGAAGCTATTCCTATCTAAACGAGAAACCTTACAGCTCGATGCCGGCCAGCTGGAAGTGCCTTGGCAAATCATTGCTAAGCCTGAGGTTTTTGTGGATGAGATGGGCCGGCCAATGCCGGTGGAAACCTCACAAACTCGTCGTCAACTAGCCATCGCAGTGATTCTGAGCCTGTTGCTGGGCATTGGGGTCGGGTTCCTTACAGAGGTACTTAACACCGTCTTCCACACACCAGAAGAAGCAAAAGCTGGAACAAAACTGCCTGTTCTGGGGGTTATTCCCTTCGCCAAAAGGCTCCAGAAAGTTGCTCCCGTCAAGGAAACAGCCGATGTGAGCGGACGCTCATCTGGTGGCCTTAAGCTCGTACTGGGTAATCCCAGTTCCTCTCAGCATGACAGCGCTTCTCCAGTTTTGGAAGCTTTCCGCTCCCTCTATACGAATATCCGGTTGCTCAGTCCACATACGCCAATTCGTTCTTTTGCCATCGGCTCAGCAACACCTGGAGATGGAAAATCTACGGTAGCTGTCCATTTGGCCCAGACTGCCGCCGCGATTGGCCAGCGTGTCTTGCTGGTAGATGCGGATCTGCGCCGGCCTCAACTCCATCAAAAGTTAGGGTTGCCGAATGTCCGGGGATTGAGCGATGCCATTGCCACAGACATCGGGCTGAATGATGTGATCCAGCGTTCGGGCAGCGTCTGGGCCGATGAATTGCCTTGGGAAGATAACCTGTTTGTGCTGACTGCTGGACCCTTGCCTCCAGACCCTATCAAACTGCTCTCATCTAAAAAAATGCTCTATTTAATGGAGCAATTTCAAGCCTTTTTTGATTTGGTCATTTATGACACTCCACCGCTTGTCGGGCTAGCAGACGGGAACATCCTAGCCGCTCATACCGACGGGATGGTGATGGTTGTGGGGCTTGATAAGACAGACCGAGCAATGGTGGTCAAAGGATTAGATGGCTTAAAAATTTCTGGCGCTTCTGTTTTAGGAATCGTGGCAAATGGGGTTAAAGGGTACAGCGCTAGTAGTGATGTTTCCTATCACCGTTTGTGA
- a CDS encoding glycosyltransferase, which translates to MHICLNMLGDSGWIGGALYIQNLARAIASLPKEEKDQIKLSVGVYSSNLELAEPMRPYVDQIYARNVFDRRYLKICKGLAERFSFIPLQMLNPQKVDFVYPELAGARAPYRWGAWIPDFQHYHLPHLFSPEEIADRDIKHKKMAEVAPVVILSSQMAQNDFKHLYPDAASRSAVMTFASFLEPEWLQGDPKSIQAKYELPDQFFLVSNQFWKHKDHTVIIEALGLLKQQGIKPIVACTGSLQDRRNPEYSNQLLARIKELDLNDQFRTLGLIPRIDQIQLMRRSLAVIQPSLFEGWSTVVEDSRTLGKPMLISDFPVHIEQNPPYSHFFERGNAEQLADLISLAWSTFKPGPDLDRESIAKQENKERVAAYGRRFLEIVRSAI; encoded by the coding sequence ATGCACATTTGTTTAAATATGTTGGGTGACTCTGGATGGATAGGAGGAGCGCTCTACATTCAAAATTTAGCTCGCGCAATTGCCAGCTTACCAAAAGAGGAAAAAGACCAAATTAAATTGAGCGTAGGGGTTTACTCATCTAACTTAGAATTAGCTGAGCCGATGCGTCCTTACGTTGACCAAATTTATGCCAGAAATGTGTTTGATCGGCGATACCTTAAAATTTGTAAAGGTTTAGCTGAGCGCTTTTCTTTCATTCCGCTACAGATGCTCAACCCTCAAAAGGTTGATTTTGTCTATCCGGAACTTGCCGGCGCACGTGCTCCCTATCGCTGGGGCGCTTGGATTCCTGACTTTCAACACTATCACCTCCCCCACCTTTTCTCCCCAGAAGAAATTGCTGATCGCGACATCAAGCATAAAAAAATGGCTGAAGTTGCGCCTGTTGTCATCCTCAGCAGTCAGATGGCGCAGAATGACTTCAAGCATCTTTATCCAGACGCTGCTTCCCGCAGTGCAGTAATGACCTTTGCGAGTTTCTTAGAACCAGAATGGCTTCAGGGAGATCCCAAATCAATCCAAGCAAAATACGAACTGCCTGATCAATTCTTTTTGGTGAGTAATCAGTTTTGGAAACACAAAGATCATACCGTAATTATTGAAGCTTTGGGCTTACTTAAACAACAGGGAATTAAGCCAATTGTTGCTTGCACCGGCAGCCTACAAGATCGTCGCAATCCTGAATATTCTAACCAACTCCTTGCCCGTATCAAAGAATTAGACCTTAACGATCAATTTCGCACATTAGGGCTGATTCCTCGCATTGATCAAATTCAACTGATGCGGAGAAGTTTAGCCGTCATTCAACCTTCCTTGTTTGAAGGGTGGAGTACGGTGGTAGAAGACTCTCGAACCCTCGGAAAACCCATGTTGATTTCTGATTTTCCGGTACACATCGAGCAGAATCCTCCCTATTCTCACTTTTTTGAGCGCGGTAATGCCGAACAACTCGCAGACCTGATATCTCTTGCTTGGTCTACTTTTAAACCAGGCCCAGACTTAGACAGAGAAAGTATCGCGAAACAAGAGAATAAAGAACGCGTAGCAGCTTATGGGCGGCGCTTTCTAGAGATAGTTCGGAGCGCGATCTAA
- a CDS encoding glycosyltransferase family 2 protein, producing the protein MADWQVKTPIVLIIFNRPDTTKKMFDAIRQAQPAQLLVIADGPRPDRAGEAAKCAAARAIIDNVDWNCQVLTNYSDINLGCKNRVSSGLDWVFNTVEEAIIIEDDCLPHPTFFRFCDELLEKYRDDKRIMCVSGTNYQFGNKVTDDSYYFSRYPHFWGWATWRRAWQYYDIEMKLWPQLREGDFLKDLLIETETVNAWKSAFQVSYDDTVNNWGFRWTYACWVQNALSITPKENLVSNIGFGEDATHTGDPNSKTANMSVEAMNFPLKHPTGFIRNWPADRVTQNVCYDYAPSILKRVKRRIKKLIKF; encoded by the coding sequence ATGGCTGATTGGCAAGTAAAAACTCCGATTGTCTTGATTATATTTAACCGGCCTGATACAACTAAAAAGATGTTTGATGCCATTCGTCAAGCACAACCAGCACAACTTTTGGTGATTGCTGATGGCCCTCGTCCTGACAGAGCCGGTGAAGCAGCTAAGTGTGCGGCAGCGCGTGCAATTATTGACAACGTTGATTGGAATTGCCAAGTTCTAACAAATTATTCTGACATCAACTTAGGGTGTAAAAATCGAGTTTCCAGTGGATTAGATTGGGTTTTTAATACGGTTGAAGAAGCAATTATTATAGAAGATGACTGCTTGCCTCACCCGACATTCTTTCGCTTTTGTGATGAGCTACTCGAAAAATATCGAGATGATAAGCGAATCATGTGCGTCAGTGGAACGAATTATCAATTTGGTAATAAAGTTACTGACGATAGCTACTATTTTTCTCGCTATCCCCACTTCTGGGGATGGGCGACCTGGCGAAGGGCATGGCAATATTATGATATTGAAATGAAGCTGTGGCCACAACTTCGAGAGGGAGATTTCCTGAAGGATTTGCTTATAGAAACTGAAACCGTTAACGCTTGGAAAAGTGCGTTTCAAGTTTCTTATGATGACACGGTGAATAATTGGGGCTTTAGATGGACATACGCCTGTTGGGTTCAAAATGCGCTCAGTATCACACCTAAAGAAAATTTAGTTTCAAATATTGGCTTTGGTGAAGACGCAACTCATACGGGTGATCCCAATAGTAAAACCGCTAATATGTCGGTTGAAGCGATGAATTTTCCTTTAAAACATCCCACTGGGTTTATTCGTAATTGGCCGGCTGATCGAGTTACTCAAAATGTTTGTTACGATTATGCTCCGAGCATACTTAAACGGGTTAAAAGAAGAATTAAGAAACTCATCAAATTTTAA
- a CDS encoding flippase codes for MLNKLTAFTKKLSPGLRKVIANTAWLFAEKFLQMGLGLLVGVWVARYLGPDEFGLLNYAIAFVGLFSPIATLGLGQIVVRDLARDPSCKEETLGTAFVLKFLGGLLTLFLTVGTLGFLNPTDNRTFGLVAAAATGTVFLCFEVIDFWFQSQVQSKFTVWSTNSAYVIINAVKITLIQLRSPLIAFSWALTGEKILSAIALGITYQWRGHLLKAWRFSFRRAKELLKDSWPLILSGFVIMIYMRIDQVMLGQMRNSSEVGVYSAAVKISEMWYFIPGAIIQSVFPSIVKAKEISEEVYYGRVQKLLNLMAVVSYAVAIPMTFLSGYIIDFLYGKQYVEASPPLAVLVWAGLFVSLGLARGPWLITEGLIRFSASTTAVGAVVNVFLNFLLIPTYGGLGAGIATVIAQGFAAYGANAFYPKTRVIFLKQTKALFLIDFIKNPKDLFNIKSKF; via the coding sequence ATGTTAAACAAGCTCACTGCGTTCACTAAAAAGCTCAGTCCGGGTTTGCGTAAAGTTATCGCAAACACAGCTTGGTTGTTTGCAGAAAAATTTTTACAAATGGGCCTGGGTTTGCTTGTAGGAGTTTGGGTCGCACGTTATTTAGGGCCGGATGAATTTGGCCTCCTCAATTATGCAATCGCCTTTGTCGGGCTGTTTAGTCCAATTGCCACACTAGGCTTAGGTCAAATCGTAGTCCGCGACCTCGCTCGTGACCCATCTTGTAAAGAAGAAACCCTCGGAACTGCCTTTGTTCTTAAATTCCTCGGAGGCCTGCTCACGTTATTTTTAACAGTAGGAACGCTTGGATTTTTAAACCCTACAGATAACAGAACCTTTGGGTTAGTAGCAGCTGCCGCAACAGGAACGGTTTTTCTATGCTTTGAAGTGATTGATTTTTGGTTTCAATCGCAAGTTCAATCTAAATTTACCGTTTGGTCTACGAATTCTGCGTACGTGATCATCAACGCGGTCAAAATTACCTTGATCCAACTGCGCTCACCACTAATTGCCTTTTCATGGGCGCTAACAGGAGAAAAAATCTTGTCAGCAATAGCCTTGGGAATTACCTATCAGTGGAGAGGGCATCTATTAAAAGCGTGGCGATTCAGTTTTAGGCGGGCCAAAGAATTACTCAAAGATAGCTGGCCGCTAATATTATCTGGGTTCGTCATTATGATATATATGCGGATTGATCAGGTGATGTTGGGGCAAATGAGAAACTCAAGCGAGGTGGGAGTTTATTCAGCTGCCGTAAAAATTTCAGAAATGTGGTACTTTATTCCGGGTGCAATTATTCAATCTGTTTTCCCCTCCATTGTCAAAGCTAAGGAAATAAGTGAAGAAGTCTATTATGGACGAGTACAAAAACTTTTAAATTTAATGGCGGTGGTCTCTTACGCTGTAGCGATTCCCATGACTTTTTTATCCGGTTACATTATAGATTTTCTTTATGGAAAACAGTATGTTGAGGCATCTCCACCGTTAGCAGTTCTTGTTTGGGCTGGGTTATTTGTCTCCTTGGGCCTAGCACGAGGTCCCTGGTTAATTACAGAAGGTTTAATCAGGTTTTCAGCTTCAACAACGGCTGTTGGGGCGGTGGTTAATGTATTTTTAAATTTTCTGTTAATTCCTACCTATGGAGGGTTGGGAGCCGGCATTGCCACCGTAATCGCACAGGGATTTGCAGCTTATGGAGCGAATGCTTTCTATCCAAAAACCAGGGTGATATTTTTAAAGCAAACCAAAGCACTTTTCCTAATAGACTTTATTAAAAATCCAAAAGATTTATTTAATATAAAGTCGAAGTTCTAA
- a CDS encoding O-antigen ligase family protein codes for MKEILKEPFLLIIILGIAICFILLVYNALAKNSKLAANAEKFLAGFFLFTISGATGASISPFTKLHPSVLYNYNTKMVTVAAQLAIYLTLVFLLSSRLRYTLQNILNIIITLIVKAPFISLFLGVVSFSGFWSDTPEIATKASLAYIGASAVAVYIGKQYSWTELLRLFRWISFVAVIFSIYYAQFKPSIGRHLKGWSGILGHPNQFAFFMALTAVLWFLHALYSPKQRRLSAVVILLALFSLQNANSGASKVLVIVLLSLWFYLNFVKRLPVQWAFISVVLFLIVSIILIIVISDNLESIVVGGLGKDMTLTGRTDFWPQIIDKINQRPLLGYGSASFWQPWRGLDDPGRDIIVIKTQFKPPHSHNGFLDLALQVGWVGLSLFILSFFNNLVKAVTYLTSAKLPEAGLPLVFLTYTIMTNLTETGLFGVTSVWFWYIVLTVRLTLDTNTKKQRETHRIREPSSL; via the coding sequence ATGAAAGAAATTCTTAAAGAGCCTTTTTTATTAATAATAATCCTTGGCATAGCAATTTGTTTTATTTTGTTAGTTTACAATGCTCTTGCTAAAAATAGCAAGCTTGCCGCCAACGCTGAAAAGTTTCTTGCAGGCTTTTTTCTTTTTACAATATCCGGAGCCACAGGGGCTAGTATTAGTCCTTTCACTAAGCTGCATCCGTCTGTGCTATATAACTACAATACAAAGATGGTCACCGTCGCAGCCCAGTTAGCTATTTATTTGACTTTAGTTTTTCTTCTGTCTTCAAGGCTACGCTACACCCTGCAAAATATTTTAAATATTATCATCACCCTGATTGTCAAAGCTCCTTTTATAAGTCTTTTTCTGGGAGTTGTCAGTTTCTCTGGTTTTTGGTCAGATACTCCAGAGATAGCAACGAAGGCAAGTTTAGCCTATATAGGCGCATCTGCTGTGGCGGTTTATATAGGCAAACAATATAGCTGGACAGAACTTCTTCGGTTGTTTCGCTGGATTAGCTTTGTCGCAGTCATATTTAGTATATACTACGCCCAATTTAAACCTTCGATTGGAAGGCATCTCAAGGGGTGGAGTGGGATTTTAGGACATCCAAACCAGTTTGCCTTCTTCATGGCTTTAACGGCGGTATTGTGGTTTTTGCACGCTCTTTACTCGCCGAAGCAGCGACGCCTGTCTGCTGTTGTTATTTTGCTCGCACTTTTTTCTTTGCAAAATGCCAATAGTGGAGCCAGTAAAGTTTTAGTCATTGTGCTGTTAAGCTTGTGGTTTTACCTCAACTTTGTGAAAAGGTTGCCGGTGCAGTGGGCTTTTATTTCCGTCGTGCTGTTTCTGATTGTCAGCATAATCTTAATTATTGTTATTTCAGACAACCTGGAGTCAATTGTTGTGGGGGGTTTGGGCAAGGATATGACACTAACCGGACGCACGGACTTTTGGCCGCAGATCATCGACAAAATTAATCAGCGTCCCTTGCTAGGCTATGGATCGGCCAGCTTTTGGCAACCTTGGCGAGGACTAGATGATCCAGGACGTGACATCATTGTGATTAAAACCCAATTTAAACCGCCCCATTCTCATAATGGTTTTTTAGACCTCGCTTTACAAGTAGGATGGGTGGGATTGAGTTTATTTATTCTTTCGTTCTTTAATAATCTTGTTAAAGCGGTTACATATCTAACTAGCGCTAAATTACCAGAAGCAGGATTACCGCTTGTATTCTTGACCTATACGATTATGACAAACCTTACAGAAACAGGTCTTTTTGGAGTCACCAGTGTTTGGTTTTGGTATATAGTATTAACTGTTCGCTTAACTTTAGACACGAACACAAAAAAACAAAGAGAAACTCACAGAATCAGAGAACCGTCTTCGCTATAA
- a CDS encoding SLBB domain-containing protein, which translates to MATYYPSKAQLPPLPPPPAGYPGHQGFPPPPLSSGSNVLSTAAYTLGGGDNIRIDIFELPQYSGEYQIPAGGAIQLPLIDSVSVQGLTLEEASEAISQAYSRVLKRPLITLSLLATRPLNILISGEVNRPGSYPLALTSGAGTRPSVQFPTLLQAIEKAQGVTLTADIQRIQLRRPAARGPEQVLVVNLREFLETGRLPQDLTLRDGDSIFVPTSAQVALNDVRQLSTASFGTSIDQPRTVAVLGEVNSPGSYVVVGGNTQTELRTLGFPTVTRAIQLAGGVRPLADVRRIQVRRLTKAGGEQLFNVNLWQLLQQGDISQDAILQDGDTVIIPTATELTPAEVSELATASFSPDKILVSVVGEVGRPGFVEVPPNTTLTQALLTAGGFNNSRAYRESVELIRLNFDGTVSRRTVPVDFAQGINEQTNPLLRPNDIIVVKRSGIASVADTVNTALNPAANILALITIPNRFLEFLTLLGITK; encoded by the coding sequence ATGGCCACTTATTACCCTAGCAAAGCCCAACTCCCCCCGCTCCCGCCCCCACCGGCAGGCTACCCCGGGCATCAAGGATTCCCACCCCCACCCTTATCCTCTGGCAGCAACGTGTTATCAACAGCCGCTTATACATTAGGCGGCGGCGACAATATTCGTATTGATATTTTTGAATTGCCACAATATAGTGGCGAGTACCAAATTCCAGCCGGTGGAGCCATACAACTGCCCCTGATTGATAGCGTATCTGTCCAAGGACTAACATTAGAAGAAGCAAGTGAAGCCATTTCACAAGCTTACAGTCGCGTCCTCAAACGTCCCCTAATTACCCTCAGCCTTCTAGCAACCCGTCCTTTAAATATCCTGATATCAGGCGAGGTGAACCGTCCCGGATCATATCCCCTGGCCCTGACATCGGGCGCAGGCACCAGACCTTCCGTTCAGTTCCCCACATTATTGCAAGCCATAGAAAAGGCGCAGGGAGTCACTCTCACCGCTGATATTCAACGCATCCAGCTGCGCCGGCCAGCCGCCAGAGGGCCAGAGCAAGTGCTTGTGGTTAATCTGCGAGAATTTTTGGAAACAGGCCGGTTGCCCCAAGACCTCACCTTACGGGACGGAGACTCGATCTTTGTCCCCACATCTGCCCAAGTCGCGCTAAACGATGTCCGCCAATTATCCACCGCTAGCTTTGGCACCTCGATAGATCAACCCCGCACCGTTGCAGTGCTGGGCGAAGTCAACAGTCCCGGTAGCTACGTAGTGGTTGGAGGAAACACCCAAACCGAGTTAAGAACTTTAGGGTTTCCCACCGTCACCCGGGCCATTCAGCTAGCCGGAGGTGTCAGACCCTTAGCGGATGTGCGCCGCATTCAGGTACGGCGACTCACAAAAGCCGGCGGAGAACAACTTTTTAATGTAAATTTGTGGCAACTTTTGCAACAAGGAGATATATCTCAAGACGCAATTTTGCAAGATGGAGATACGGTTATTATCCCTACTGCTACTGAATTAACGCCGGCAGAAGTCTCAGAATTAGCTACAGCTAGCTTTTCTCCTGATAAGATTTTAGTTAGTGTGGTAGGCGAAGTAGGAAGACCAGGGTTTGTTGAAGTTCCGCCTAACACCACCTTGACTCAAGCTCTATTGACCGCAGGAGGATTCAACAACAGTCGGGCCTATCGAGAATCGGTGGAACTGATTCGTCTGAATTTTGATGGCACGGTTTCTCGACGAACAGTGCCCGTTGATTTTGCCCAAGGAATCAATGAACAAACCAATCCCCTGCTCCGCCCTAATGACATCATTGTTGTCAAACGCTCTGGCATCGCTAGCGTAGCGGACACTGTGAACACTGCGCTAAATCCCGCAGCGAACATTCTTGCACTCATAACCATTCCCAACCGATTTTTGGAATTTCTCACTCTCTTGGGCATTACTAAATAG